The window CTAGTCGGCGTGACGATGCTGCTGGGCTTCTTGCTGATCCTGCCGATTGGTGGGGCGGATATGCCTGTCGTGATTTCGATGCTCAATTCCTATTCGGGTTGGGCGGCGGCGGCTACGGGCTTTACGCTGGAAAACCCGCTGCTTATCATCACGGGCGCGCTCGTCGGTTCGTCCGGCGCGATCCTGAGTTACATTATGTGCAAAGGCATGAACCGCTCAATCTTTAATGTGATCCTTGGCGGCTTTGGCAGCGATGCAGCGGCGGGCGCGGGCGCTCATGGCGGGGGGGGGGATCGTCCTGTCAAGGCGGGCTCAGCCGAAGACGCGGCCTTTATCATGAAGAATGCTTCGAGTGTCATCATCGTTCCCGGCTATGGCATGGCGGTGGCGCAGGCCCAGCATGCGCTGCGTGAAATGGCGGATCATCTGAAAGCCAACGGCGTGAAGGTGCGTTATGCGATTCATCCCGTTGCGGGACGGATGCCCGGCCATATGAATGTGCTGTTGGCTGAGGCCAACGTGCCGTATGACGAAGTTCTGGAGTTGGACGAGATCAACCGCGATTTTGGTATGACCGACGTGGCCTTTGTGATCGGCGCGAACGATGTGACCAATCCGGCGGCCAAGACTGATCCGACCTCAGCCATTTACGGGATGCCGATTTTGGACGTGGAGAAAGCTAAGACTGTGTTGTTCATCAAACGCTCGATGGCGACCGGTTATGCGGGCGTGGAGAACGAGCTGTTCTATCGCCCCAACACGATGATGCTTTTTGGCGATGCCAAGAAAATGTGCGAGGACGTTGTTAAGGCGCTGGAAGCGTAACCAAGTGTTCTAAAAAAATAATAGTCTAATAACAAAAGAGAAAACATCATGCCTGTGTTGCGCGTTCATCTTAAACACAAAGATCGTGAGTATGCCTCAATAGATGACTACACGTTCGATATTGTCGTTGATGCTAAAAATAAACCACTAAAGAAAGTCCCATTTTTTGGCTTGTGGGGAGAGTTTAGTAAACCAGATAATCGCTATCCCGTAGTTTTGCTTTCTGATGGCCAGATTGATCTGGGTGCTGCAAGAGAAGAGGATGACCGTTTCCATAAAACGAATATGCATGAAAAAATTATAAAGGTTGGAGAGTTAGTGACCGTTTGGGAACCCAGCAGTAATGGACCGTCTGATGAATACACGCTGGAAATATCTTTAGTAAAAAATCTTTTGGAGTTGAATAATACCTATGAGCCTATGAACTAATCCGAGAAAGAAAAAAGAAAACAAACGGGATCCC of the Bdellovibrionales bacterium genome contains:
- a CDS encoding NAD(P)(+) transhydrogenase (Re/Si-specific) subunit beta is translated as MSASLISMAYLVSGVLFILALRGLSSPETAQQGNKFGMIGMAIAIVTTLLLPQVTSYGFIAVAIVIGGAIGALVAKKIKMTALPQLVAAFHSLVGLAAVLVAGAAMMQPEAFGMMEGSRIHLSSLIEIGLGVAIGAITFTGSIIAFAKLQGIIGGKPLVFPFQHHVNLGLGVLALLLIVVLVLGQSVTVFWSLVGVTMLLGFLLILPIGGADMPVVISMLNSYSGWAAAATGFTLENPLLIITGALVGSSGAILSYIMCKGMNRSIFNVILGGFGSDAAAGAGAHGGGGDRPVKAGSAEDAAFIMKNASSVIIVPGYGMAVAQAQHALREMADHLKANGVKVRYAIHPVAGRMPGHMNVLLAEANVPYDEVLELDEINRDFGMTDVAFVIGANDVTNPAAKTDPTSAIYGMPILDVEKAKTVLFIKRSMATGYAGVENELFYRPNTMMLFGDAKKMCEDVVKALEA